The Paenibacillus sp. J23TS9 genome segment TTTGTGGATCTGTCAGGAGGTGTCACGGGTCTCGTTCACATCTCGGAAATCGCCGATAATTACGTCAAGGATGTCAACGATCACCTGAAGATCAATGATGTTGTTACCGTGAAGGTGATCAATGTCGATAAGGACGGTAAGATCGGACTTTCCATCAAACAAGCTGTTGATAAGCCAGCTTCCGAAGCTCGGCCTCCAAGAGGACCAAGACCGGAACGTACCGGTGGCGGAAGTGGAGAGCGGTTTGGAGGCGGTGGTGGTGGCGGCTTTAATCGTGAACGTGGCGGGCGCCCATTTAAGCCTGCACCCAACAAACCTTCGTTTGAGGATAAAATGTCACGCTTCCTGAAGGATAGCGAAGAACGTATCTCTTCGATCAAGAAACAAACGGAATCCAAGCGCGGAGGACGCGGTGCTAAACGCGTGTAATTGATGCTTTAGGACAGATGCGCCGATGACTTGAATAAGATAAACCGCAGCAGGTTTGCACCTGCTGCGGTTTTTTTTGTCGCCTCCGAAAAAAATTACCGACAGCATCCAACTGATTTCCGGCTCTGTCTATAGCAATCGCTAGCGGATTCTTGGGGAGGAAGCGGAAAGCCCTTACAGGAGATACCAGTATGAACGAGGCTCAAATCGCTGGGGCGGAGGAAGTCGCGGCCCATTCCCGATGTTTCGCGAGGCAGGCTTTTTTGTCGGAAACTTTTTTGAAGCCTGTCCGCTGTTATGACAAACTTTCATGTTTCAAGGACTCTATAATGGGTACCATCAAATCTACGAAATGGTGGTGCGGAATTCATGGAGAAGTTGAACGTAAACATACCCGGACTCAAAACGCTGCAAAGAGAAGCGATGATGGAGGAAAACGGCTGGATGGCGCGGTTGCGCAATATGCAGATGCTCCAGCGTCCCTTGCAGTTGCTTGCAGCCAAGAAGTGGATGCTTTTGCTGACACTGATGGCGTTTTTGCTGGGGAAAGCCATGATACTCAACGAGCTATCGCCGTTTGCGATCGCCTACTTTGCCGTCATCGCCTTTATGCGTCGCGATTATTTGCTTCCTGTCACCGTCGCACTTATAGCAGGCAGCCTGTTTGCTCCCTTTCCTGCTCCCTTGATTATTGCGGCTGAACTCCTTATTTTTTATTTTATTCATCGGGGATTGAATGCCTTCGATCATGCTGAACTTTCTTATGCGCCGCTCATGGTTTTTGTATCTTCTTTCGTCGTTAAGCTATTCACGATTATGACCGGCCCGCCATTTACCTGGTATTCGCTGCTGATGGGTTCGCTGGATGCCATCCTCAGCTTCGTGCTTACCCTGGTGTTTATCCAGGCTATTCCAGTATTCACCTACCGCAAAAAGAACTATCAGCTGCGGAGTGAGGAAATACTTTGCCTAATTATTCTTCTGGCTTCTGTCATGACCGGAGCAGTGGGCTGGACTGTATATTCAATGTCTGTGGAACATGTGCTCTCCCGGTATTTAATCCTGATCTTTGCTTTGGTAGGCGGTGCACCGCTAGGGGCTTCGGTTGGGGTTGTGACCGGACTGATTCTAAGCCTGGCGGACATATCTGCTATCTATCAAATGAGCCTGCTTGCATTCTCCGGCATGCTGGCCGGTATGCTGCGTGAAGGCAAAAAGGGTGCAGTTATGCTCGGGATGCTTCTTGGATCCTCGATCTTATCGATCTATTTTAGCGGTCCGGCAGATGTGATGACCTCGACCTGGGAGTCCTGCGCGGCGATTGTATTATTTTTAATAACACCAAAATCGATCATTAAGATGATCTCCAAATATGTTCCCGGCACGAATGACCACAGTAAATCCCAGCATGAATATGCCAAAAGGGTGCGTGATCTGACGGCGGATCGGGTTACGCAGTTCTCCCGGGTATTCCGGCAGTTATCCCAGAGCTTCGGACAGGTGGCCGGTACGGAGGAGGTCAGCAAACGAAATGGTGAGATGGATCATTTTATGAATGCTGTGGCAGAAGGCCCCTGCTCCAACTGCTTCAAACACAGTCATTGCTGGGATGCGAAATTTTATCAAACTTATAAATATATGACGGACGTCATGACCGCCGTGGAAGAAAATCCGGAGATCAACGTTCAACAAATTCCAAAGGAATGGGCGCGGATCTGCGGTAAAACCGATGAAGTGCTTCAGGAAATGAAGCAGCAGTACAACCTCTATCAGCATGATATGCAGTGGAAACGCCAAATATACGACAGCCGTCATCTGGTTGCGGAACAATTGTCCGGCGTATCACAGGTGATGGAGGACCTTGCACGAGAAATTCAGCGTGAGGGGCAGGCGATGTACCGGCAGGAGGAGCAGATCCGCGAAGCGCTGGAGCAGCTCGGCCTCTCCATTCAGGGCATCGAGATTATTAGCCTTGATTCCGGGCATGTGGAAATTGAAATCGTTCATGCGTTTACCCGCGGTTATGATGAGTGTCGCAAAATTATCGCACCGCTTCTTTCGGATATCCTGGATGAACATATCGCCGTCCATCATGAGTCTTCCATCTCCTCCAAGGATGGTCTTGCGACTGTTATGTTCGGATCAGCCAAAACTTTTGAAATAACAACCGGTATCGCTGGGGCAGCCAAAGGTGGAGATATGCTGTCCGGAGATAGCTTTAGTATGGTGGAGCTTGGTAATGGCACTTTTGCAGTCGCACTTAGTGATGGCATGGGCAACGGGGAGCGCGCGAAACAGGAAAGCAGCACCGCATTGTCTATTTTGGAACAGCTGCTCCAAAGTGGTATGGATGAGAAGCTGGCCATCAAATCCGTCAACTCGATCCTTATGCTCCGGTCTCCGGATGAAGTGTATGCCACCGTTGATATGGCACTGATCGATCAATATACAGCGGAGACCACATTTATGAAAATCGCCTCCACGCCAAGCTTTATAAAACGTGGACTTGAGGTCATTCCGGTATCCGCGAGCAATCTGCCAATCGGTATTATTCAGGATATCGAGGTGGACCTTGTTACCTTAAAGCTGCAGGCAGGTGATATTGTGATCATGATGACTGACGGTATTTACGATGCGCCTGGGCATGCCGTGAACAAAGAGCTGTGGATGAAACGGATGATCCAGGAGATCGACAACGAGGACCCGCAGCAAATCGCCGATATTCTTTTGGAGAAAGTGATTCGTTATCAGCAAAATATGATTCATGATGATATGACCGTTGTGGTAGGCAAAGTCGAACATTATCGTCCGGAATGGACGACGCTGCATGTACCTGGTCTTGAAAGAATGGAGCGCCCGCGTACCGTAAGCTAATCTATGATGATTACCCGGGAAATGCGGCGGAAGGAGGAAAATGGAGCGTTTGGAATCTCTCAAAAGTGGAAATGATAGAAGCAAGAGAAAACCACTTTTGGGAGGATGATAGATCGTGAAACAGATTCTTTTGATAACGGACGGATGTTCGAACGTGGGGACAAGCCCGGTGCTGGCGGCAGCCCACGCTTTTCAGGAGGGAATTACGGTCAATGTGGCGGGGGTGGTGGATTACGGAACAATCGGTGAGTTGGGCAGTCTTGAGATCGCTGAAATTGCCAAGGCGGGAGGAGGAGTCAGCCAGGTTGTGGGTACGAGGCAGCTTGCCCAAACCATGCAGATGATGACGCGAAAAACGGTGGTTCAGACCATTCATCAAGCGGTTAATAGGGAGTTAAAGCAAATATTGGGACATACCACATTAGAGGAGCTGCCTCCATCACAACGCTCGCAAGTGGTGCAGGTCGTCGACGAAATGACGGAAACAACATCGCTGCAGGTTGCGCTTTTAATTGATGCTAGTGCCAGTATGAAACCGAAGCTTAGTGCTGTAGAGGATGCCATCCGTGACTTGATGCTCAGCCTTCAGGCGCGCGAAGGCATCAGTGAGATTGCCGTATTCCATTTTCCGGGACGCCGGAGCGGGGAGGATGCGGTGCTCGACAGCGATTGGACGCGGGATGCGGGTACATTAAGAGCGCTGTTTCAACGACTTCAGATGAAAGGAGCCACACCGACCGGACCTGCCATCATGAGGGTGATTGATTTCTTCCGTTATGGTACACTAGATGAACATCAAACATGGCGGGGAAATACCGATGAAGGAGAAGGGATGCTCGGTGACTACGTCGTCTAAACCGGCGTATCCGGCCGGAACAGTCATTACAGGAAAATGGCGCAAAGGCCGCTTTGTCATCCGGCGCGTGCTGGGCCAGGGAGCCAACGGGATTGTATACCTTGTTCAAAAGGAGGGCTCCCGTAATCCGTATGCTCTGAAAATGGGATATGATACGCTGGATCTCCAGTCTGAGATCAATGTGCTGATGTCATTGCAGTCGAAACGCAAGTCTTCAGCATCGCCCAGAGGTGGCTCACGTATGTCCTATCTGCTCGATGTGGATGACTTTAAGGGACAGCAAGGGGATATACCGTTTTATGTTATGCGCTATTTTCCGGGCAGCTCATTACATCATTTTATACGCAAACGCGGCCGGGAATGGATTGGCCTTACAGGACTGCGTCTTCTGGAAAAGCTGAACGGACTGCACCGATCAGGTTTTATTTTCGGGGACTTAAAGCCGGAGAATGTAATGGTATCCGATGTCGGCCATGTGGAGCTGATTGATTACGGTGGGGTAAGCTCGATCGGACGGAGCGTCAAGCAGTTCACGGAGTGGTACGACAGAGGATATTGGAACGCCGGCTCACGCACTAGCGATGAGGGGTATGACTTGTTTGCCTTTGCGGTTCTAATCATACAGCTTCTAAATGAAGAGGATTTGAAAACGGCTGCTGTGCAGCATCTGCCTCAGACCCGGAGTCCGGGACAGCTGTTATCCCTGGTGCAGCGGAGTCCAAAGCTTAAGCCGTATTCAGAGTGGCTGCGGCGGGCAATCCGCGGGGAATTTTCTAATTCACATGAAGCGCTCAAGCTGTGGAAGGAAACGATTTATACACCGGCTTTAGTTGGCAAGCTGCCGGGTAAAACACCGCGTTGGCTGATTAATGCATTCGCCCTTTCCATCATGATTGTGTGTCTGGCTTGCCTATGGGCATTTTTCTTGTGAATATGCGAGCAGGCTGATTGGAATGGATGAAAGTAATGAGAGCAACAAATCGTTAATACATAGGGTATGCTGTAGAAGAGGGGATTTTGGATGGAAAGCAGGGCTGACTTGAATACGCTGATGGAACATGTTCTCCATACGGCCGGGGAGCATGACTTATGGTTGCCCCATGACACCATTGTAGTCGCAGTGTCCGGCGGACCGGATTCTGTGGCTCTTTTGCATGTCCTGCACCAGATTTCAAAGCGGTATATCCCTCTGCAGCTTATTTGCGCGCATGTTCATCATGGTCTTCGTGCAGAATCAGACAGCGAGGAGGAGCTTGTCCGTCATCTGGCGCAAGAGCTAAACCTCCCGTACGAGACGGTGAGAATTGATGTTCTTTCTTATATGAAGGAAAGCGGAAAGGGTTTTGAGGAGGCGGCGCGGGATAAACGATATGCATTTTTGCATGAAATCGCAAAGCGGCACGGTGCCTCCTCGATTGCACTTGCCCACCATGCCGATGATCAGGCTGAAACCGTCCTGCTGCATTTGCTCCGGGGCAGCGGCCTTGGAGGCCTCAAAGGCATGAAGATTAAAAGATGCGAAAAAAATGTGGAACTCATTCGTCCCTTTTTACGTATATACAAAACGGACCTTATGAGCATTTGTAAGCAGAATGGTTATGCGTACGCCATTGACAGCTCTAATCTCTCCAATCAATACAGACGAAATGCGATTCGGCTGGATGTGCTGCCCTTTTTGGGGCAATATAATGGTCAGATCAGGCAATCGCTGGTTCAACTTGCCGATATAGCGGGTATGGAAGATGATTACATGGAGCAGGCTGCGAATCATGCATATCATGATTTAGTACAGCATAAGGATGGAAGGCTCTACTTTCAGGCGCCTTCCTTTTTGGCCTTACATGTCGCTTTACAACGAAGGTTGATTAAACTAATATTAAATTATCTGTCGGCAGGCATTGAAATCACCGATTTTCACAAGATTGAGCTTATCCGCCAAAGTATTGATCAGAACAAAAGCACGACCTGGAGCCTTGATATTGGAGGAGGCTTGGCCTGCATACGCGAATACGATATGATATTGTTTATGCAAAGGCCGCCAGAGCAGTCCAAGAGCTATACATATGAGCTTCAAACTGCTGTTCCGGAATTGTGTATTCCTGAGATTGGCAAAAAGTTGAAAATGAAGGTGCAGTCGCCGCATGACCGTTATTTTTCGAACATGGCCGGAGCCTGCGCTGAAGCAGTGTTTGATGCCGGCCAACTGAAATATCCATTAACACTCCGTTCAAGGCTGCCTGGAGATACCATGAAAGTCATGGGATTAAACGGAAGCAAAAAGGTAAAAGATATTTTCATTGACGCGAAGATACCTCCATCCGTGCGCTCCCGCATTCCTGTGTTAGTTGATGGTTCAGGCAACATGATCTGGATTCCGGGGGTCCGGCGCTCCATGCATGCTGCAGTCGGGACACAAACGACATCCGTTCTCCACATGTGTCTGGAGGATACAGAGGCAGTGGAGCAACTGTAATGGTCATTGTAAGACTTTCATAGTATAAACGTAGGAGGTTCGCTCAGTTGCAAAACGATATTCAAGAAGTTCTCATCAGCGAAGAAGAAATCCAGAAGAAAATCAAGGAACTTGGAGCTCAGCTCAGCAAGGTTTATGAAGGACGCAATCCTTTGGTCATTTGTGTTTTGAAAGGTGCGTTTATTTTCATGGCCGATTTGGTTAAAAATATGACAGTACCCATGGAACTCGATTTCATGGCGGTGTCGAGCTACGGCGCATCCACCAAATCATCGGGTGTCGTCAAAATCATCAAGGATTTGGATGTACCTGTTGACGGTCGCGATGTCCTGATTGTTGAAGACATTATCGACAGCGGTCTCACACTCAGTCATTTGATTGAGCTCCTGAAGAGCCGCAACGCCAAATCCACGTGCGTAGTCACCTTGTTTGATAAACCCGTACGTCGTACCGTAGATCTGGAAGCGGATTACACAGGCTTTACCCTGCCTGATGCTTTTGTCGTCGGATACGGTTTGGATTACGCCGAACACTACCGGAACCTGCCCTACATTGGGATCTTGAAACCGGAAATCTATTCCCACTAATGGTGATACTCCAGCCCATGGACTTATACTTGGTTCATGCTAATACCACCTCTGTTGAGATGGTCAGACAGGCTATGGTAAAATAATTAAAGTGTTTCGAGAGGAGGTAGGGGATGAATCGGTTCATCCGGAATTCTGGTTTTTATTTGATTCTTTTTTTAGTTGTGGTGGGCATTGTCCAGTTTGTAAGTAATAGCGGTGAATCTGCTCACAATCCTAGATACGATGAATTTCGGCAAGAGATCAAGGCTGGCAATGTGAAGGATATCACGGTTCAATTTGACGGTTACGCCTATCTCGTAACCGGTAAATATAATCAAAAACCGGACGGGGTCAAATCAGACAGCTTCTCGACCTACATTCCGGCTACAGATGCCGCGATTCAGGAACTGGTAGATGCCAGTGATAAAAACGGCATGACATATACCCAGAAGAAAATGGAAGGCGAAAGTATTTGGCTGACGCTGCTTTCTTCCATGATTCCTTTGGTCATTATGTTCATTCTCTTCTTCTTCCTGTTCAATCAGGCGCAGGGCGGCGGCGGCAAAGTCATGAACTTCGGCAAGAGCCGTGCCCGTCTATATAATGAAGAGAAGAAGAGAGTCACATTTGAGGATGTGGCTGGAGCCGATGAAGAGAAACAGGAGCTCGTCGAGGTCGTGGAATTCCTGAAGGATCCGCGGAAGTTTGCCGCAGTAGGAGCGCGTATCCCTAAAGGGGTTCTGCTCGTAGGTCCTCCGGGAACAGGTAAAACACTCCTCGCCCGTGCAGTGGCTGGTGAAGCCGGCGTTCCTTTCTTTACCATTTCCGGTTCTGACTTCGTGGAAATGTTCGTAGGTGTGGGTGCATCCCGTGTACGTGACTTGTTTGAAAACGCGAAAAAGAATGCACCATGTATTATCTTTATCGATGAAATCGATGCAGTTGGCCGTCAGCGTGGTGCCGGTCTTGGCGGAGGCCATGACGAGCGCGAACAAACGCTGAACCAATTGCTCGTAGAGATGGATGGTTTCGGCGGTAATGAAGGTATTATCATCGTTGCGGCAACCAACCGTGCTGATATTCTCGACCCTGCACTCCTGCGTCCGGGACGTTTTGACCGTCAAATTACGGTGGATCGTCCGGATGTAAGAGGCCGCGAAGCTGTGTTGAAAGTCCATGCCCGCAATAAACCGCTGACAAAAGACGTTAAGCTGGATATTGTGGCTAAACGCACCACAGGCTTTACGGGTGCAGAACTGGAGAACCTGATGAATGAGGCTGCCCTGCTTGCGGCACGCCGTAACCGGAAGGATATATCCATGCGTGAGGTTGACGAAGCGATTGACCGTGTTATTGTCGGTACTGAGAAGCGCAGCCGCGTGATCAGTGACCGTGAGAAACGGATCGTTGCTTATCACGAAGCTGGTCATACCATTGTCGGCTACTTCCTGGAAAATGCCGATATGGTGCATAAGGTAACGATTATTCCTCGCGGCCGTGCCGGCGGATATGTTATCATGATGCCGAAGGAAGACCGCATGCTCGTAACGAAACAGGAGTTGCTGGATAAAGTAACAGGTCTCTTGGGGGGCCGGGTGTCCGAGGAAGTCTTTATTGGTGAAATCGGAACTGGCGCCTACAGTGACTTCCAGCAGGCAACCGGTATTGTTCGCAGCATGATTATGGAATACGGTATGAGTGAGAAGCTTGGACCGCTGCAGTTCGGTTCGACCCAAGGCCAGGTATTCCTGGGCCGGGATCTCGGACATGAACAGAACTACAGTGATTCCATCGCATATGAGATTGATCAGGAAATGCAGCGCATGACAAACGAATGTTATCAGCGTTGTAAAGAATTACTCATCAAGCACTCCAAAGAAGTTCATCTCATCGCGAATACACTGCTTGAGAAGGAAACGTTGGAACTTGATCAAATCAGAGAACTGATCGAGCAAGGATACCTGTCGGAAGATGGACCGCATGATGGTGGAGACGACGAAGGTTCTTCCGAAAATGGCGCAGCAATCATCGACAATATTGGCGATGTACGCGTCCGCATTCAAGGCAAGGATGATGCATCCGATCTGCCAACGAATGAAATTCCGAATGACGTTCCTGAGAACATCACGAATGATACGCCTGAAAGTCCGGCCGACATTCCTGGAGATATTCCAAACGATGTTCCGAATTCGGGTCCAGCAGATGATCGCAATCCAGGTAACGGAGGCACACCTCCCGAATCCAGATCCTAATGGTTCCTGACCCTATAGTATGATGAATCAGCCCGGAAGACGACGGCAATCGTCTTCCGGGCTTTTTATTGTTTATATAAAATATTTTAAATTTTATTTTTAAAGTGACATACGCTTTACACGAGAATGGAATGCATGAAAGGGGCAATGCAAAGGGATTTTTTACATATCAGCCCCGTTTTCCGGCAAGGGAACAGCCAATTGACAGCCCGGGAAACCTTGTGTACATTAGTTGGTAACTGAAAAGACCTCGAGGCTTGGACACCCAACTTTGAGAGAAATTTCACAAATGTTGATCTTGAATGACATCATAAAAGGAGTGGGTCACTGGTGGAAGCTCTTGCGCTGCAGCATAAAGAGGAACAAAAACGGGAATTAACGGAGAAGCTGATTCAGCTTAAAAAGGAAAGAAACGCTATTATTCTTGCTCATTATTATCAAAGAGACGAAATTCAGGAGGTTGCTGATTTCCGCGGCGATTCCTTTTTGCTAGCACAAAAGGCAGCACAAACGGATGCGGAGACTATTGTATTCTGCGGCGTGCATTTCATGGGGGAAAGCGCGAAAATACTGGCTCCGAACAAGACGGTTCTGATTCCGGATGAACGCGCAGGATGCCCGATGGCGGATATGGTCAATGTGGATGGCCTCCGCAAGCTGAAAGCACAGCATCCGAATGCCAAAGTTGTTACATATATCAATTCCTCTGCCGATGTCAAAGCAGAAACGGATATTTGCTGTACTTCTGCCAACGCCGTTAGAGTGATACAATCCCTGGACTGTGATGAAATTATCTGGGTGCCGGATAAGAATCTCGGCCATTATGTGCAGCAGCATACCGACAAGAAGATGATCATTTGGGAAGGCTATTGCAACACGCATGATATGTTGACAGTCAAAGACGTTGTTGAGATGAGAGCCAAGCATCCGAACGCCCAGTTTGTCGTACATCCGGAATGCCGGCCGGAGGTGGTGGAGATGGGTGATTTCGTAGGAAGCACCACTGCCATCATCGATTACTGCAAAAAATCAGATTGCCAGGAGTTTATTGTGGGTACGGAAGATGGAACCGGATACCAGCTCCGCCTGGACAGCCCGAATAAAGCCTTCCATTTTGCCACCAAATATCTGGTATGCCCGAACATGAAGGTCAACAATCTCAAAAAATTGGTGAAGTGTCTGGAAACCATGAAGCCGCAGATTTATGTGCCGCCGGTTGTTGCAGATCAAGCCCGAATTTCCTTAGAGCGCATGTTACAGGTAAAGTAGCATGCGCTACTCTTTCTCTTAAGACAGGTGAATGGATCCATGATTCCTCAGTATTTGGTTGACTTTGACTTGCAATCCCTGCCCTGTATTGAAACCGATGTTCTTGTGATTGGCTCAGGAATCGCGGGATTATATACGGCAATTGAGGCTGGCAAAGACCATAACGTTATCATGATTACCAAAAATGCACTTTTGGAAAGTAATACCCGGTATGCTCAGGGCGGTATTGCTGCTGTTACCTCGGAGGATGACTCTCCAGCCTACCACCGCGAGGATACGCTGATGGCCGGGGCTGGGCTATGCTCCTCTGCTGCTGTTGATGTACTCGTGAACGAAGGCCCGGAGGGTGTAAGGGAGTTAATCCGGTTAGGCACGTCCTTTGACCTCGAGAATGGCGAGCTTGCTCTAACCCAGGAAGGGGCCCACAGCCGCCGGCGAATTCTGCATGCGAATGGGGATGCGACCGGATTTGAGATTGTGAGGGCACTCGCCGCGCAGGTTCAGATACATGATCGTGTACAGGTGTGGGAGCATCATTTTGTCATTGATGTGATAGCCATAGAAAACGAGTGCATCGGAGCCCTTGTACAACGTCCGGATGGTCAGAGAGTGTACATAAAGGCGGGGGCTACGATTTTGTGCACCGGAGGAGCCGGGCAGCTCTACCGTTATACAACAAATCCCGATGTTGCTACTGCAGACGGTATTGCCATTGCCCACCGGGCGGGAGCGCAAATCCGCGATATGGAATTTATCCAGTTTCACCCGACTGCCTTATGTTACCCGGGTGCTCCACGTTTCCTGATCTCGGAGGCCGTACGGGGCGAAGGTGCTGTGCTGCGCAATATCAAGGGTGAACGTTTTATGGAAAAGTACCATGAGCTGCTCGAGCTGGCACCGCGTGATATCGTGGCCCGTGCCATCGTAAGTGAGATGGAGGAGACGAGATCTACCTTTGTCTATTTGGATATTACGCATGAATCGGAGGATATGCTTAAGCACCGTTTTCCCACCATTTATGAGACCTGCATGAATTATGGGCTGGATTTGGCTGCCGATTGGATTCCTGTGGCTCCGGCTGCGCATTATATGATGGGTGGAGTCAAAACGGATCTCAATGGGGAGAGCAGCGTGTCACGTCTTTTTGCCTGTGGCGAAGTTTCCTCAACGGGAGTTCATGGCGCTAACCGTCTGGCGAGCAATTCCCTGTCAGAGGCCATTGTGTTTGGCAAACGGATTGTGAATCGTATCAAAGACCTGACGCCTTTATACGGAACGGCAAATATTACACATGAGGATGAAGAGCGGACAGGCGCGCCCAAGCAAGCGATGATCGAACGCAGACTTAAGCTGCAGAAAGTCATGGTTAGATACGCCGGGCTCAGACGCAATGAGACGCTCCTTTATAAAGGGATGGACGAGCTGAATCGCCAGCTTCCGATCTTTCATTCGGAGCTCACCAGGAAGGAAGAGTTTGAATTTGCGAACATGCTGACCAGCTGTTTGTTGGTCACTCGCGCCGCTCTGGAGCGCAAGGAGAGCCGAGGCGCACATTACAGGGAGGATTATCCTCAGAAGGACGACGCGATGTGGCGCAAGCACTTGCTTCAGCATCGTCAAGATGAAATCATGGAGGAGTTCAGCGATGATGTTTAACGGATATAATGAGGGTCTGGTGGAATCCATTCGCTTGTGGCTGCAGGAGGATGTGGGTTCTGGTGATATTACGACCATGACAACGATTCCGGCAGGCCGTGAATCCAAAGGGATCATTCACGCTAAGGATGCCGGTATTGTGGCGGGCATTCCAGTCGCGGAGCTGGTGTTTCAAGTGGTAGACCCTTCTCTGTCCTTTACGGCCCATGTCAAGGACGGAGATCATGTGGAAAAGGGTACCGTACTAGCAGTCGTTGAAGGCAGCACGCATCATATTTTAACGGGAGAGCGGATTGCTTTGAATCTGCTGCAGCGTCTTTCGGGCATTGCCACCCGGACGCGTACATTCGTTGATGCACTGGAAGGACTGCCGGCCCGACTGGTCGATACACGCAAAACAACGCCAGGGCATCGTATGCTGGAGAAATATGCTGTCCGGATCGGCGGCGGTGCGAATCACAGGTTTGGTCTATATGATGCCGTCATGATTAAAGATAACCATATCAAAGGGGCGGGCGGAATCCGCAGAGCAGTTGAGCGTGCACGTGCCCATATACCACATACGATGACCATCGAAGTGGAAACAGAGTCCCTGCAGCAGGTAGAAGAGGCGCTGGAAGCCGGCGCTGATATTATTATGCTGGACAATATGGATAAAGATATGATGAAAGAGGCTGTCAGACGGATTAAGACGAAGGCTCCACATGTGCGTGTGGAGGCTTCAGGAAATGTCTCACTGCAGACGGTCAAAGGAATTGCCGAGTGCGGGGTTGACGTAATATCCGTAGGGCGGTTAACCTATTCTTTTGAGAGTCTCGACATCAGTCTGGATCTCAATGCTGTAAAGTAAAGGAGGGATCATCCTCGTGATCCTTGTCATCGACATCGGGAACACCAACATTGTGCTGGGCATATACAAGAGACGTGAACTTCTCCATCATTTTCGTCTCAGCACCATTCGTCATTCGACATCGGATGAATATGGAGTTTTGTTTCATAATCTATTCCACATGTCCGGAATACCGGTTTCGGATATCCAGGGGGTTATTATGTCCTCCGTTGTCCCGCCGATGGTGCATATTATTGAGGAAATGTGCCGCAAATATATCCATAAGCAACCGCTTATGGTGGGACCAGGCATTCGAACAGGGCTAAATCTGCGTTCTGAAAATCCGCGGGAGGTTGGAGCGGACCGTATT includes the following:
- a CDS encoding S1 domain-containing RNA-binding protein, whose product is MAIEVGTKLEGKVTGITHFGAFVDLSGGVTGLVHISEIADNYVKDVNDHLKINDVVTVKVINVDKDGKIGLSIKQAVDKPASEARPPRGPRPERTGGGSGERFGGGGGGGFNRERGGRPFKPAPNKPSFEDKMSRFLKDSEERISSIKKQTESKRGGRGAKRV
- the spoIIE gene encoding stage II sporulation protein E, with product MARLRNMQMLQRPLQLLAAKKWMLLLTLMAFLLGKAMILNELSPFAIAYFAVIAFMRRDYLLPVTVALIAGSLFAPFPAPLIIAAELLIFYFIHRGLNAFDHAELSYAPLMVFVSSFVVKLFTIMTGPPFTWYSLLMGSLDAILSFVLTLVFIQAIPVFTYRKKNYQLRSEEILCLIILLASVMTGAVGWTVYSMSVEHVLSRYLILIFALVGGAPLGASVGVVTGLILSLADISAIYQMSLLAFSGMLAGMLREGKKGAVMLGMLLGSSILSIYFSGPADVMTSTWESCAAIVLFLITPKSIIKMISKYVPGTNDHSKSQHEYAKRVRDLTADRVTQFSRVFRQLSQSFGQVAGTEEVSKRNGEMDHFMNAVAEGPCSNCFKHSHCWDAKFYQTYKYMTDVMTAVEENPEINVQQIPKEWARICGKTDEVLQEMKQQYNLYQHDMQWKRQIYDSRHLVAEQLSGVSQVMEDLAREIQREGQAMYRQEEQIREALEQLGLSIQGIEIISLDSGHVEIEIVHAFTRGYDECRKIIAPLLSDILDEHIAVHHESSISSKDGLATVMFGSAKTFEITTGIAGAAKGGDMLSGDSFSMVELGNGTFAVALSDGMGNGERAKQESSTALSILEQLLQSGMDEKLAIKSVNSILMLRSPDEVYATVDMALIDQYTAETTFMKIASTPSFIKRGLEVIPVSASNLPIGIIQDIEVDLVTLKLQAGDIVIMMTDGIYDAPGHAVNKELWMKRMIQEIDNEDPQQIADILLEKVIRYQQNMIHDDMTVVVGKVEHYRPEWTTLHVPGLERMERPRTVS
- a CDS encoding VWA domain-containing protein; the encoded protein is MKQILLITDGCSNVGTSPVLAAAHAFQEGITVNVAGVVDYGTIGELGSLEIAEIAKAGGGVSQVVGTRQLAQTMQMMTRKTVVQTIHQAVNRELKQILGHTTLEELPPSQRSQVVQVVDEMTETTSLQVALLIDASASMKPKLSAVEDAIRDLMLSLQAREGISEIAVFHFPGRRSGEDAVLDSDWTRDAGTLRALFQRLQMKGATPTGPAIMRVIDFFRYGTLDEHQTWRGNTDEGEGMLGDYVV
- a CDS encoding serine/threonine protein kinase, with translation MTTSSKPAYPAGTVITGKWRKGRFVIRRVLGQGANGIVYLVQKEGSRNPYALKMGYDTLDLQSEINVLMSLQSKRKSSASPRGGSRMSYLLDVDDFKGQQGDIPFYVMRYFPGSSLHHFIRKRGREWIGLTGLRLLEKLNGLHRSGFIFGDLKPENVMVSDVGHVELIDYGGVSSIGRSVKQFTEWYDRGYWNAGSRTSDEGYDLFAFAVLIIQLLNEEDLKTAAVQHLPQTRSPGQLLSLVQRSPKLKPYSEWLRRAIRGEFSNSHEALKLWKETIYTPALVGKLPGKTPRWLINAFALSIMIVCLACLWAFFL
- the tilS gene encoding tRNA lysidine(34) synthetase TilS, yielding MESRADLNTLMEHVLHTAGEHDLWLPHDTIVVAVSGGPDSVALLHVLHQISKRYIPLQLICAHVHHGLRAESDSEEELVRHLAQELNLPYETVRIDVLSYMKESGKGFEEAARDKRYAFLHEIAKRHGASSIALAHHADDQAETVLLHLLRGSGLGGLKGMKIKRCEKNVELIRPFLRIYKTDLMSICKQNGYAYAIDSSNLSNQYRRNAIRLDVLPFLGQYNGQIRQSLVQLADIAGMEDDYMEQAANHAYHDLVQHKDGRLYFQAPSFLALHVALQRRLIKLILNYLSAGIEITDFHKIELIRQSIDQNKSTTWSLDIGGGLACIREYDMILFMQRPPEQSKSYTYELQTAVPELCIPEIGKKLKMKVQSPHDRYFSNMAGACAEAVFDAGQLKYPLTLRSRLPGDTMKVMGLNGSKKVKDIFIDAKIPPSVRSRIPVLVDGSGNMIWIPGVRRSMHAAVGTQTTSVLHMCLEDTEAVEQL
- the hpt gene encoding hypoxanthine phosphoribosyltransferase, encoding MQNDIQEVLISEEEIQKKIKELGAQLSKVYEGRNPLVICVLKGAFIFMADLVKNMTVPMELDFMAVSSYGASTKSSGVVKIIKDLDVPVDGRDVLIVEDIIDSGLTLSHLIELLKSRNAKSTCVVTLFDKPVRRTVDLEADYTGFTLPDAFVVGYGLDYAEHYRNLPYIGILKPEIYSH